DNA sequence from the Manihot esculenta cultivar AM560-2 chromosome 11, M.esculenta_v8, whole genome shotgun sequence genome:
GGACAAgtaactattcaaactaaaagAGATACTGCTCGAATAATTTCTAATGTCCTCTATGTTCCAGATTTGAAGTCCAATCTTTTGAGTCTTGGACAGTTGCAATAGAAAGCGTATGAAATTGTcattaaaaatggaaaatttcGTATTCAAGATGACAAATTGGTCTTAATTACTCAAGTTAAAATGACTGCAAACGGAATGTTTCCTCTCTATTTGAATACTATACAACAATCATGCTTCTTAATAAAACAAGGAGATGAAGCTTGGGTGTCACATTTAGGGGTAGCATTTAATcagatttaaaatcgaatcaaattaaataaattaaaaatcaaaattttaatattgtattttttctataatattcatagtattctaaaatttaattaaaatatttcaattttactgGTAATCTAATCTTtctgtattattaaaataatggagtacattattaattagtttgatttaatttttttttattataactaaatcgaactgaattgaaataataaaaaattttaaaattaaaaatcaaaataaataaaaaatcgaactaaatttctaaactaatttaattcaattgattttttttatttgaatcgaATATTGGTGACCTCTAATgacatttttaatattaacatCTCAATTTTACTGGATTAAAAACTTTACAACAGAATAATACGGTGATGGATCTCTTTCAAATTTGATCTCCATTTAAAATTTGCGAAGAGTGTGTCGTTGGCTAGCAGCCCGTGACTCCTTTTCCCAAGGGAGAGTTTGGAGAGTAAAAAAAGGTGGGAACTTGTCCATTCTGATATTTTTGAACTAATAACACCATCTTCTAATGGAAGTAAAAGCAATATAATCACCTTCATTGATGATTTTACTTGAAAAAGTTGTGCATACTTTTTGCAGGCAAAAtctaagaaaaatagaaaaaaaaaatctcaaatttttaGATATGAATTAAGGACGAGAAATGAAAAGAAAGgtaaggaagaaaaggagaattATATTTTCCAATTAGTTATaaatatcttaaaatattttcctccTAATTGATAAGAAATGGAGGAAATAGATATAAAATACTTGACTGTTATTGTTTCTTCTAAcagagaaatttaattttttctctaaattatttaggataaattatattttagtttctaaatttaatataattaatatattaatttctttatttttaaaattatacatttaaatttttaaatttaaatttatgtaataatatttttcGTCAATAGCTCAGTCAATTCTTTTaagttatttaaataaaacttataaaaaaatagtattttatttGGATAgagaaaaatagagagagaagaaagaaaaagaaaaaaaatttctcaaatttctCTTATTTGGATATGAATTAAGGAGCAGAAATGAAAAGAAAGGagggaaaaaaaagagaattacacattttaattagttacaaatatttcaaaacATTTTTCTTCAGATAGGTAGGAAACGGAGGAAACAGATACCAAATATTTGAATgctattatttcttttaagatagaaatttaatttttcccctaaattatttaaaataaattatattttaatctttaaatattatagtAATTAATGGATCAatctctctattttaaaaattaaatatttaaacttttaaattttaaatttatctaattCAAAATCTTTCGATTTATAATTCTatcaatttttcattaataaaatataaaatggcaAAAATACccactttttcttcttcttattatcTGATCAAGACCAAGCAAGATTTAATATCCTTATTAAATTCTAATAATGAACTTTACTCTCATTTCAAATTGAGATCAGAGTATAAAATAGAAATAGAGAATAAGAACACAAAATAGAGATGGGTAGAAATATGAAACAAAAGGCCTAAAGATTTCAAGCCAAATCAAACATCCTCTCTCAGATCTTTGGCACCTCATCTCCCAACATTCCACAATTgtgaaattgaaatatttagacTCATTCTTATTTACAACAATTTTGCATAATAAAAATGCTTGTAATTTAAGATGGTGGAGAAATTAACCAATAAAAGCAGTAAAGAAgatgaaattttagtttttgattTTCAAGAAGTATTGAATGCGTCCCTTCCAAATTCACCTAAACCATTTCAGCAATACTCATAAGCAAAATTAATTCCAAGTTCCATGCTTCATTTAAACcatgcaaataataaaaatcattaaataatCAAACAAAATACATTGTAATTCAAATTACACGAACGAAGAAACACTTAACATTATATAGTAGATCTAGATTatcaatttcaaaataaataatcaacAAAATAAGTATATCAAATATATAAATAGACAAAGAgagtaaaaacatataaaatttagAGGGAAAAACCGACGAGTCCATCTTTGATGACCTAAATACGgtagagattttttttctctttatataattaattatttgtctcACATGTAGAGTTTATTCAAACTCTGATATTAATTTTTCTAGAGAATCATTTTAATTGGTTATAATGTAATTTTTGAAGGAATAATATTGTGATTGTTAAAAGGTAATAGAGATTTACCTTTAAAAGTCAGATCACTTGATAAGAGGgatattactattttaaaataatttctctctctatttatcgcatttaaatttttaaataatagattTAATCAATTACTTATCTATCCAAAGACcataaagtaaattaaattttttttctttttctcttctcttgattttttcttaatttttctcCAGTTTTCCTACGCAATTAAAGATCAAACgtaaaaattctttttttttttctcttgcttTGCATAGCAAGTTTTTTCTCTTCTCCCGAGTGTGGTTGATCTTGTTTTCGATTTTTCTAGAGTCTTTCCTTTTTTCActcgtcttcttcttctcttctatttttttCTGTTTCTTTAAAGTGTGGAGGTATGGAGGATCGTTTGGTGGAAGAAATTTACGGTCGTTTGCACATTCGGGAGGAGGAGGATAGGTTGGATTATGCTGAGGAGTCTGCTACAGGGGACAAATCTTCCTCTGTTCATTTCCAGCGGTATTGTTTGGTGGGGCGTGTTTTGACGGAAAGACCtataaatttcaattcattTCAACATGTTCTTGCTCTTGCTTGGAAACCTACCAAAGGGGTGCATGTTAAAGAAATGGGAAATAATGTTTTCTTGTTCCAGTTCTTTCATCCTTGGGATATTGACAATGTTTTGAGATATAGTCCATGGAATTACCAGCAAATACCCATTTTGTTACGTGAGTTAAAGCCAGAGGAGAACCCAAGACAGGTGGAGTTAACGAAGTTAGCCATGTGGGTACAAGTCCATGATGTTCCACTGGGTTTTTGGTCTGAGAAGTACGCTCAGGATATTGGAAATTTTATTGGTTCTTTCATTGCAGCTGATCCCAAAAACTTTACACAAGTCTGGCATGAGTATATGCGTATTAGGGTTGATGTGGATGTGCGATTACCATTGAAGCGTAAGCTGCAAGTGAGGAAACCTAAGGGTGCATGGCAATGGGtccattttaaatatgaaaagctCAACATTTTTTGTTATTTCTGTGGAATCCTTGGGCATACGGATCGATCATGTTCTAAGTTATTTGATGTGCCTAATTTTCCACGAGATAAATTTGCTTATGGTCCTTGGTTACGAGCCGCGGTTCGACAGCCGCCGGCGATAGGTGCGAAATGGCTTAGGTCTGAAAATGATTTCCTAATGGAGGAGGTTGGTGGTTTACAGGCGAGTCCGGGGGCGGGTCTGACGGCGGAGAAGGATAGGGATATGCAGGATGTGGATAAGGATCCGAAAGGCAAGTCTGTTGATGCGAGAcactttcaaaattcaaaaaattgttGAGTCTGATCCTTTTGCTAGTAGTAGCGTGCACGGGCAAGAGTTGTTTTCCCACTTTGAAAATCTTGATCCAGATCAATTAATGGTTACAGAACAAAAACGTAGGAGAATGAATGAGTTGGAAGCGGATATAATGGATGAGGAGGTTATTTCGGAGACTTTGGAAGCAGATCCAAAAAACGTAGATGGAGCGGGCTCTGGTTTTCAGGCCCGCCTGGCCCAATGAGTACTATAAGCTGGAATTGTCGCGGGCTTGGGAACCCAAGAGCAATTCGGGCCCTAAAGGACATCGTGTCCGATAAGAAACCCAGTTTTGTTTTTCttattgaaacaaaaataaaacaaagtagtgttttaaaggttagaAAGCAGTTGGGCTTTAAGGGATCTTTTGTTGTTGATCCAGTTGGAATAGGAGGTGGCCTGGCGTTGTTCTGGAAAGATGTTGGGATGGCCAAACTAATTAGCTATTCACAACATCACATAGATGTAGAAGTGTGTATTGAGGGTATGGCGTCTTGGAGATTAACTGGCTTCTATGGCTTCCCAAATAGAGCTCAACGCAGTCAGGGATGGGATTTATTGCGTTCTCTTCGATCCAAATCTATCTTACCTTGGTGCGTGCTGGGAGATTTCAATGATATTTTGTATCATTCTGAAAAACGAGGCAGAAGGGATCATCCACGTTGGTTACTTGAGGGGTTTCGTCAAGCGCTTGATGATTGCGGTTTGCATGATCTTGGCTTCCTTGGTAGCCGCTTTACTTGGGAAAACAGGAGAGAGTTGGAGTTTGTTCAGGAGAGATTGGATCGGGCAGTGTCAACTTCTCACTGGCAATCTATTTTTAATATGGCCAGGCTCTTTGTGTTAGATAATCCGGCCTCAGATCACCTGCCGTTGTTCTTGACGCTAGGGGTGCGGCTTCATAAATTTGGGCATAAACGGTTTCGTTTTGAAAACTCATGGTCCCTGGAATCTGAGTGTCGCCGGATTGTGTATGAGGGGTGGAATTTTAATATGTCATCTTTGCCCTCCAGAATTGATTCTTGTGCAAAATATCTTGGTCAGTGGGCTGGTAATCGTCATCAGGAGTTTCGAGAACATCTTCAATTGATTAAGAAGAGATTATCTTGGTTTCGAAGGCAGGTTAGTTTTGATTTTGCTCATTTACGTCGATTAGAGGATCAATATCATAAAATGCTTCTTCAAAATGAATTATATTGGAAGCAGAGGGCGAAACAACATTGGTTAGGGGAAGGTGATGCTAATACAAAGTTCTTTCATGTTTCTGCGTCTAATCGGAACAGAAAGAATTTTATTACTAGATTACGAAACAATGAGGGAGTTTGGGTGGATTGGGATTCTGGTTTGCAGTCTGTAATTGTTGAGTTTTATAAGCAGCTTTTTACGTCTACGCCTGGTGATATGGGGCCAATTCTTTCACATGTACAGCAGAAGGTTACTGATCAGCAGAATCAAATGTTAATTGCTCCATTTTCAGCTGAGGAGGTTCGGGTGGCCTTGTTCTCAATGCATCCAGATAAATCTCCTGGACCTGATGGTTTGAACCCaggattttttcaaaaatattggGATATAGTTGGGTCTGATGTCACTACTGCTTGTCTTAATTGTTTGAATGGAGATGGTTTGATGCCTGGTTGTAATAGAACTAATATCATTTTAATTCCTAAAAAGTCTGTTCCTGAAAGGGTGGCAGATTTGAGACCGATTTCTCTTAGTAATGTGGTTGATCGTATTGTGTGCAAGGCTATGGCTAACAGATTGAAGCTTGTTCTTCCACAAGTCATCTCTGAAGCTCAGAGCGCTTTTATTCCGCATCGTCTCATCACTGATAATATTATTGTGGCATATGAGCTTTTCCATTCTTtaaagcaaaagaagcaagGCAAGCGGGGGGTGTTGGCATTAAAGACTGACATGAGCAAGGCTTATGATCGTATAGAATGGAATTATTTGAAGCTTATTATGTTAAAATTGGGTTTTGATGAGTCCTGGGTCTCTCGCATCATGAAAATTGTTACTTccgtttcttatttttttatgagaGGCAGTGATGACTATGGCCCGTTAATTCCAGAAAGAGGTTTGCGTCAAGGTGATCCTCTCTCCCCTTACCTCTTTATAATTTGTGCTGAAGGATTATCAGCGGTTTTGTCTAAATTCCAGGCTCAGGGTCGATTGCATGGTGCTACTGTTACAAAGAGAGCCATTCCGgtttctcatttattttttgcagATGACTCCCTCTTCTTTACTAGAGCTTCGGATGAGGAAGCGCATCAGTTGAAGTATTGCTTGTCTCTTTATGAACAAGCATCTGGGCAGAGGATAAATTATGATAAGTCAGCAGTGATGTTTACTCCTAATACGGATTATGTTCTTCGTGCAAGTATTTGTCAATGTTTGGGAGTACAGGAGGTGGAAAATCACGGTAATTATCTTGGCATGCCTTCGGTCATTGGCAGagataagaaattaatttttaattatgtggTGGACAAAGTGGCGAAGCGTATCCAAGGATGGAAGACGAAATTTCTTTCTAAGGCTGGGAAAGATATTCTTTTGCGTACTGTTGCGCAGTCAGTTCCCAATTATATTATGTCATTGTTTTTGTTACCGGTGGATACTTGTAAAGATATTGAGACTATAATGAATAGTTTCTTTTGGGGCAATGGAAATAACACTGGTGGTGGTATAAGATGGTTTCGATGGAAACGACTTGCAATTCCAAAGGTCGCTGGTGGTTTAGGGTACCGGGACTTACGACAGTTTAATCTTGCTTTAGTGGCTAAGCAGGGTTGGAGACTTTTGAAGTATCCTAATACTTTGGCTTCTAAAGTGTTAAAGGCGAAGTATTTTCCCCATTCTGATTTTTTCCAAGCTCCTGTGGGTAATGGTCCGAGTCAGATTTGGAGAAGTATTTGTGCTTCTCGCTCTATTTTAACTTATGGCTGCAGGCGACGgattggggatgggcgttccaCTCACATTTGGACTGATCCTTGGATTTTAGAAGCAGGTGATCCTTATATTCGGACTGAGGTCGCTGAGAACATGCCTTTTGTTATGGTTTccgatttgattttgaacagGACATGGAATGCCGAGTTAATTCGGACTCATTTTCAGCAGCATGATTCTGACAACATTTTGCGTATTCCTTTATCGCTTAGGGAATGCGATGATGATTGGTGCTGGGCTTTAAATCGAAAGGGTGAGTATGTTGTGAAGGAAGGCTATCGTGTGGCAATGGAGGATAATCTTGCTGCTATATCTGATCATAGTTTCCCGTGGCATCTCATCTGGAAAGTTGCTGTTCCAGCTAAGGTAAAGCTTCTCATTTGGCATATTTTACGAAATGCTTTGCCTTGTAAACATAATCTTCGAGTTCGTCATATGGATATTGATGAGTGTTGTCCTGTTTGTGGTGTTGGTCTGGAAACAGACTTTCATGTTCTCTATGGTTGctcttttgcaagatcttgTTGGTTGCTGTCAAATTTAGGTTGGGTATCCTTTTCTTCTCTTAACACTATGTTGTCTTATGTTCTTACTTCTTTGCCTATGTCTCAACGTGAAGAGGTTTTTATGTTGATATGGAGCTTGTGGACACACCGTAATGATGTTGTGTGGAATCAGATTTTTCAGCAGCCTATTTACGTGGTTAATAGGGCTAGAGCAGTGTTGGAAGAATGGCAGCTCGCTCGGTTACATTTTCGAGTTTCAGATTCTCGTACAAAACCACTAGCTGCAGCAGTTTGGCAACCTCCTCCCCTTGGACATTATAAATGCAATATTGACATTTCAGTACAGACTAATGGTTCATATGGGTTGGGTATGGTGGTCCGAAATTCATTGGGATACTGTTGTGAAGGTCAACTTATGGTCGTGCCTGGTTTAATGGATCCTCTATTGGGTGAAGTGTTATGTTTTAGGGAGGCATTGAGTTGGTTGaagtctaaaaattattttccggTTTGTGTGGAGACGGATTGTGAGCTGGTTGTTAACGCTTTGAATTCTCCACACTCTTATTCTTCATATTTTGAGTTGATGATTAATGATTGTAAGGCTCTTCTTCATGAGCTGCAATATGTTTCGTTTGCTTTTATTAGGAGATCAGCGAATCAAGTTGCTCATACAGTTGCAAGGGCGGCTGGTTCTTTGTCTGATTTTGATTGGGGGGTATGCCCTCCTTTATTCTTATACGACGCATTATCCTTTGATATTAATAATATGAGCTAAGCTCTcattttgattcaaaaaaaaaaaaaaaagatcaaaCGTAgggtaaaaagaaaaatataatccaTTCTCCTCTAACTCACGAGCAagtcaaaataaagaaaagaaatatgGACTGATCGAGCATTTCAATGAAGGAGAGGAATAAAAAATCGAGAACCACATTAGAACGTCGAAGATTTCTCCATAGAATAACAGTGAAAGAATCTATCTCTATTTTATAGTGAAATATGTCCTTTTGCGTTCAATAATTACTACTCTAGAGGCACCCCCTAAATTCTAGTGCTTCTCATAAGGGCTACAGTCGTCAAACTAAATCAGCGAAGTGTCCCGCCGGAGCCACCTTTGCCTTAAAAAGTGATCAACTTAGCGGATTTGAAGGGACAGTTTTGACTACAAgtcgaagaaaaaaaaaagcagctgTAGTGGGAAGAAGATGAAATTAGGAATATGGGTTTACTAGAATTGAAGGTAACTAGTATTATTAATTAAGTAGTtcgattttattaaatttttttattaaaactaaattaaatttaaattgatgatattttttaaaattaaaattaaactaaaaaatatataaaattgaaattttaaattaatctaattCAATTCACACGGATAAATTAGATTAAAGAGTGATATTTCATCCGAATAAATCTAAAGGATTATGATCAGAAAGGAATAAGGAACATAGAAGTTACGGAGGTACAAGGCTAGTTATGGAGGAGCAAACTCGTAAATCTGGAGCTGAACTTTATATTCTACATTGTTATTATATGTTTCTATGAAACAAACTGCCAATAAGAAAAAAGTgaaatttcttttcaaaaaaaaagtgattttttaatcaattaaaattgaatattgtaaattcaatatttattaaattttattgtttgccgctttttagtattaaaaaatctgattttatttttatttttgaatttaaacAATATCTTTAACAAAAATTAATGCCATTAAAGTAATTtgaattgtaaatttttaaatgtcaaAATGCCAGATCATTTTTTTTAACACTTATTCTCATTTTGTTAAGAATGTCTCGTATTAATTAAAATGTCACTGGCCTTTGGCAAATTCTACCACAAAAACATAAGAACTATAAAGATCCTAATTATTAAAAGGAGTAATTAGGAAaatcatgaatttttttatgTGCTAATATGCGTAATCATGTCAGAAATCAAGAAGGTTTTGTCCAAAATCCAAATCTCTAAGATCCCATCCAGGGAATTGGAGGAAAATGTCTAGCAATCAAATTCATAAACTTAGAATTCCCattaaaataaagaatttgtttaattttgaaaaatttattagttagttattagatattatcattattaataagttattatcaaaataatttttctatttaactCTTATTATTTCtatagttaaaaatataataaaatattaaattattatttttttatttttatttttatttttttctttaaaaaaattgataaaaataaattattttgttaatataaaaaaaatattttaataaatttttaaaaatataaaaattaacttctTATGACAACAATAATATGTCAATGACAAGTGGCAGGCTCCATAaggtaattaaattaaattttctatatatatatataaatatgcaaAGGCATCTGCATTATTCGTATGATTATTGGGCTGATCTGACCACTGACCATAACATGTATGCACAAGAATACAAACCGCCTCAAATCTATAGTCATGGAGACCATTCAACGAAGCTCTAATCCACTGGGCGGAATAAATTTTAACTTCGCTTTGCCGACAACTTCATGATCAGATCTTGTTtgattcaaaatattttatttcttaaaaatatatatttttttaaaatgtaattttaaaaattcaaaatattctattctataaaaatatatttttttaaaatataattttaaaaaatttatttactgtgaggtataatataattttatttgttatacagattaatttttaaaaaaataaaattatttttcaatagtaaaaaataataatatttattatataatttttaaatataataaattaaaagataaattgcCAAATTCAATACAACTTATCAAGAGAAGTTTAACCGGTTGATTAAAGGGTATGTATACCCCAATCGTCTTGGTGCTTTCTGACGTATATTCCATCAAATTGGATGAAAATATATTGTGACGGTATGACGGCTTATTAATGGTTGGCAATTGGTTAATACATGTGAAATCAGTTAGCTCATATTATATCCATCATATACGTCACCTTAGTTTGTTTTACTATATATGCAATTATAACTCTGATAATAGTACTGAGAAAGTGACCAATATGTTGGAGGTCGGCTTTCTAATCAGTCTCGTTAGATCATACTCGACTCACTTAATTTATATCGAAAGGCAACCTCCGATCACTGAAACTGATagtctttatatttaatttgtgatatgaattttaaaatagtcGAACTATTTATTCTGGATATTGATGAATTCAGAGGTACCGATAGTTTGATCTTTGTAATCCATAAATCGAACTTTTTACTGTATAATTAAATCGAATAAAAAGATTTACACGACTCTTCTAAATTTTCTATATacgtattataattttaaaggaGCCTAATTTTGATGTATTATCACTGAATTAGTTACTTCCCTCGATAAAAATAGTTTTGAAAtatctttttttcttaatttacttATTCcaatcaaatttaatataaatttatttaatataattatttatttattaatcaaatgaaTACAAATGCGTGTAAAATTTACTTCTTCATTTCTTCTTCTGACAATGGTCATATCGACGGGATGAAAAATGAAATTCTATCCCAAGATCTTATTCTCCAGTGCCCTGTTATGGGTCAGACTAAAACCGagcatcataaatattaaatattaatctcTATAAATGAAAGAATTGGCAGCTTTCCCTTCTTGCATTCACTATGTGCACATGCAActcaaagttaattaattg
Encoded proteins:
- the LOC110607833 gene encoding uncharacterized protein LOC110607833, with the translated sequence MEDRLVEEIYGRLHIREEEDRLDYAEESATGDKSSSVHFQRYCLVGRVLTERPINFNSFQHVLALAWKPTKGVHVKEMGNNVFLFQFFHPWDIDNVLRYSPWNYQQIPILLRELKPEENPRQVELTKLAMWVQVHDVPLGFWSEKYAQDIGNFIGSFIAADPKNFTQVWHEYMRIRVDVDVRLPLKRKLQVRKPKGAWQWVHFKYEKLNIFCYFCGILGHTDRSCSKLFDVPNFPRDKFAYGPWLRAAVRQPPAIGAKWLRSENDFLMEEVGGLQASPGAGLTAEKDRDMQDVDKDPKDQLMVTEQKRRRMNELEADIMDEEVISETLEADPKNVDGAGSGFQARLAQ
- the LOC122724996 gene encoding uncharacterized protein LOC122724996, coding for MSTISWNCRGLGNPRAIRALKDIVSDKKPSFVFLIETKIKQSSVLKVRKQLGFKGSFVVDPVGIGGGLALFWKDVGMAKLISYSQHHIDVEVCIEGMASWRLTGFYGFPNRAQRSQGWDLLRSLRSKSILPWCVLGDFNDILYHSEKRGRRDHPRWLLEGFRQALDDCGLHDLGFLGSRFTWENRRELEFVQERLDRAVSTSHWQSIFNMARLFVLDNPASDHLPLFLTLGVRLHKFGHKRFRFENSWSLESECRRIVYEGWNFNMSSLPSRIDSCAKYLGQWAGNRHQEFREHLQLIKKRLSWFRRQVSFDFAHLRRLEDQYHKMLLQNELYWKQRAKQHWLGEGDANTKFFHVSASNRNRKNFITRLRNNEGVWVDWDSGLQSVIVEFYKQLFTSTPGDMGPILSHVQQKVTDQQNQMLIAPFSAEEVRVALFSMHPDKSPGPDGLNPGFFQKYWDIVGSDVTTACLNCLNGDGLMPGCNRTNIILIPKKSVPERVADLRPISLSNVVDRIVCKAMANRLKLVLPQVISEAQSAFIPHRLITDNIIVAYELFHSLKQKKQGKRGVLALKTDMSKAYDRIEWNYLKLIMLKLGFDESWVSRIMKIVTSVSYFFMRGSDDYGPLIPERGLRQGDPLSPYLFIICAEGLSAVLSKFQAQGRLHGATVTKRAIPVSHLFFADDSLFFTRASDEEAHQLKYCLSLYEQASGQRINYDKSAVMFTPNTDYVLRASICQCLGVQEVENHGNYLGMPSVIGRDKKLIFNYVVDKVAKRIQGWKTKFLSKAGKDILLRTVAQSVPNYIMSLFLLPVDTCKDIETIMNSFFWGNGNNTGGGIRWFRWKRLAIPKVAGGLGYRDLRQFNLALVAKQGWRLLKYPNTLASKVLKAKYFPHSDFFQAPVGNGPSQIWRSICASRSILTYGCRRRIGDGRSTHIWTDPWILEAGDPYIRTEVAENMPFVMVSDLILNRTWNAELIRTHFQQHDSDNILRIPLSLRECDDDWCWALNRKGEYVVKEGYRVAMEDNLAAISDHSFPWHLIWKVAVPAKVKLLIWHILRNALPCKHNLRVRHMDIDECCPVCGVGLETDFHVLYGCSFARSCWLLSNLGWVSFSSLNTMLSYVLTSLPMSQREEVFMLIWSLWTHRNDVVWNQIFQQPIYVVNRARAVLEEWQLARLHFRVSDSRTKPLAAAVWQPPPLGHYKCNIDISVQTNGSYGLGMVVRNSLGYCCEGQLMVVPGLMDPLLGEVLCFREALSWLKSKNYFPVCVETDCELVVNALNSPHSYSSYFELMINDCKALLHELQYVSFAFIRRSANQVAHTVARAAGSLSDFDWGVCPPLFLYDALSFDINNMS